ACCAGTCAGTTTTTAATCTTAGTTGGGTTGAGAAAACATTAGCGAATTGGCGACATTATGATTCATCATTGATAGCATGGAAAGCATCAAATCGAAAAAATGAATCATATTTTTTAAGCGAACCAATATTACAAGATGCTTTAGCCTGGGCAACAGATAAAAGCTTAAGCGATCGCGATGAGCAATTTTTGACAGCCAGCCAACAAAAGGCGAATCGAATACTCACTCCAGAAGAGGAAAGTTTAAGGGAGAGATTATTTGCCTCACACAGCACTAAGAGTTCTGCATCAAGATACTGGACATTGGTTAGCCTGGATGCGGCAGGGAAACACAGAATCCAAGAAATAGCTTCAGCTAAAGCGTTTTTCCTCGCCTCATTTCCAGAGTTTGCCACTCGCCGTGAAGTACCCCATAGCCAGATTCAGTATCAACTCTTGTCCTGGATGAGAGAAACAACGGAAGCAGAAAAAGACCTAATAGGTACACAAACAGCCAGCCGACGAGACAACAACGAAACCAGTAGGAGTGTTTTAGCACAACGTTGTCTGCAATGCTTTATCTCTAGCCAAATCGAGCGGGTTTGCCTGAAGCTAGAAGGGCAGTTTGGCACTCAGCACGGCTTTACTTGTAGTGATTTATTATGCTTTGTTTTAGATGAGCAGGACACAAGGCAACCGAGAGGCAAAACAACCGCTACCTTAAATCTTTACCAATCTCTGTCCCAGGAAATCTTGCAAAAGTTTGACCCACAGCAGAGCAGTTTAGCCACCTGGACAACCCGACTGGTGAAGCATCATCGAGAACTGAATCAGTTTTTGCTCGAACATGGAGTTTATCTGATTAGTGATTGGGCAATTCTCAACGATACCACCACTAAACAACTTGAGCGTATTTTTTCCCAGTTTTACTGCCTAACTTCGCTGGAAATCGAGCAAGCCAAGCTTCTGCTCGAAAGCTACCATGCCGTCTATCGAGTTCAACGCTTAAAGCAACGTCAATCCGGAATTAAGGGACAGTGTGCGCCACTCACGACAGAACAACTCCAGCAAATTGCTCAACGCTTTTCCTACCAAACCAGTAAGCTACTTCGTCCCGAAACATTGTTGACAAAACTGCACAATATGGCGTCTCACCTGAGAAATTACCGGATTCACGTTCGAGGGGGTTTTCTACCAACAAAACCTATTGATGTCTCGATGGCTCCTAATTCCTCTCATGCTACAACTGAGCGCCTTCTCCTACATAGTTTGATAGATGACCGAAATACGATCGATTTGGAAACCGAGTTTTTGGATTCCTATCGCCAACAATTTCTTGCTTGTTTAGACCACGCCATTGCAGATATCACTGAACAACGAGTCAGGAAACTACAGCGTAAAGACCCGGAAAAAGCCCAAAAATTTCTCACCGCCTTAAAGCTATTTCACGGACGGGGTAAGTCAATGGGGGAAATAGCCAAACAAGTGAATCTAAACGCTCAGTTTCATGTCTCCCGCCTGCTCCAACTCAAATCTTTTCGGGCTGATATCCAACAGCAGTTTTTGATATTATTGCGCGATCGCGTCATTAACACCGCCAAAGTCTATACTGACCCAGAACGCCTCCAATCTCTTAGTCAACAGATTGAAGAAGCCCTAGAAGAACAAGTTACGAAGGTCATTGAAGACGCCGCAACAGAAGCGAGTATACCAACTGGTACCAAAAATCAAACCCTATCCACCAGTCTTTTCAGCGAGAGACTTTGCCGCTACCTTGATAGGTTGAAATAATTTTCAACAAATGTAGGATACTGCCCTGCGGTCTTTTAGCCGTTGACTTCTCCTCACCCAAGTTTTTTGATAAGTTTAAAGGTA
This window of the Microcoleus sp. AS-A8 genome carries:
- a CDS encoding AAA-like domain-containing protein; this translates as MYTELRSLYEYQVGGSLPLEAPTYVTRQADADLYRGVKAGQFCYVLNSRQTGKSSLRVRTMQRLQAEGMICAVVDLTAIGNQNIPADQWYAGVTYTLASSFNLLDQVDIGTWWCDREFLPPVQRLSEFIREVLFKKIHRNLAIFVDEIDSVLALDFPINDFFSLIRSCYNNRAEHPEYKRLNWILLGVANPSNLIDSAPNSTPFNIGCAIELTEFKQHQLQPLSQGLVDITPNPDAAIQEVLNWTGGQPFLTQKLCKLILQEAGVRSQESGAFLSDSQSQMPNPKSQIAEWIENLVRSHVLENWEMTDEPEHLRTIRNRLLKSGWRILGLLGLYQEILQQGEVPANDSAEQVELRLSGLVVKQEGKLKVYNRIYQSVFNLSWVEKTLANWRHYDSSLIAWKASNRKNESYFLSEPILQDALAWATDKSLSDRDEQFLTASQQKANRILTPEEESLRERLFASHSTKSSASRYWTLVSLDAAGKHRIQEIASAKAFFLASFPEFATRREVPHSQIQYQLLSWMRETTEAEKDLIGTQTASRRDNNETSRSVLAQRCLQCFISSQIERVCLKLEGQFGTQHGFTCSDLLCFVLDEQDTRQPRGKTTATLNLYQSLSQEILQKFDPQQSSLATWTTRLVKHHRELNQFLLEHGVYLISDWAILNDTTTKQLERIFSQFYCLTSLEIEQAKLLLESYHAVYRVQRLKQRQSGIKGQCAPLTTEQLQQIAQRFSYQTSKLLRPETLLTKLHNMASHLRNYRIHVRGGFLPTKPIDVSMAPNSSHATTERLLLHSLIDDRNTIDLETEFLDSYRQQFLACLDHAIADITEQRVRKLQRKDPEKAQKFLTALKLFHGRGKSMGEIAKQVNLNAQFHVSRLLQLKSFRADIQQQFLILLRDRVINTAKVYTDPERLQSLSQQIEEALEEQVTKVIEDAATEASIPTGTKNQTLSTSLFSERLCRYLDRLK